A single region of the Brachypodium distachyon strain Bd21 chromosome 3, Brachypodium_distachyon_v3.0, whole genome shotgun sequence genome encodes:
- the LOC100831447 gene encoding RPM1-interacting protein 4 — MAKQQQKNGAHVPKFGNWDNDGNVPYTLYFDNARKGKAPGAKPMNPNDPLENPDAFSSSYAAAEAAAPPPPQPPAPAAHHERRPSSEVPAPAPPLYPGSPFHRGEPPRRVSGGGGRTSGGGGGGAYSVEQSPSRSPLHPYSRAADYSEASGFGLVANSVDRPRPRRGNETPTRGSAVPKFGDWDSNPASADGYTHIFNKVREEKQTQAKTPGFGKDGAAARGPGQHDDGYVSSSRWCFGWCK; from the exons ATGGCC aagcagcagcagaagaacgGGGCGCACGTCCCCAAGTTCGGCAACTGGGACAACGACGGCAACGTGCCCTACACGCTCTACTTCGACAACGCCCGCAAGGGCAAGGCCCCCGGCGCCAAGCCCATGAACCCCAACGACCCCCTCGAGAACCCGGACGCCTTCTCCTCAtcctacgccgccgccgaggccgccgctcctcctcctccccagccTCCCGCTCCTGCCGCCCACCACGAGCGCCGCCCCAGCAGCGAGGttccggccccggcgccgccgctgtaCCCCGGGTCGCCGTTCCACCGCGGCGAGCCGCCGAGAAGAGtcagcggcggaggcgggcggaccagcggcggcggcggcggcggagcctaCAGCGTGGAGCAGTCGCCGTCGCGGTCGCCGCTGCACCCGTACTCGAGGGCCGCCGACTACTCGGAGGCCAGCGGGTTCGGCCTCGTCGCCAACTCCGTCGACCGCCCCCGTCCCAGGCGCGGCAATGAAACA CCGACGCGGGGGTCGGCGGTGCCCAAGTTCGGCGACTGGGACTCGAACCCGGCGTCGGCGGACGGCTACACGCACATCTTCAACAAGGTCAGGGAGGAGAAGCAGACGCAGGCCAAGACGCCCGGCTTCGGCAaggacggcgccgccgcccgcggcccCGGCCAGCACGACGACGGCTACGTCTCCTCG AGCCGCTGGTGCTTTGGGTGGTGCAAATAG